The Gimesia sp. DNA window GTTGCCCTTCCCTTTATTGACGTTCTTATTTAAGACTGGCCAGAGAATATCGTTGATCAGAGAGCTCTTGCCCGATCCACTGACGCCGGTCACGCAGATCACCCCTTTCGTGGGAATCCGCACATCGATGTCTTTCAGGTTATGATGTTTGGCGCCCTTGATGTGGAGCGACTCTTTTTTGACCAGCTTGCGACGGGTTTCCGGGATCTCAATTTTCTCTTTGCCCGACAGGAAGGCGGCTGTCACACTCTCTTTGGCTTTGAGGACATTCTGATACGTGCCTTCCGCGACGATGTAACCTCCCCGCACACCGGGGCCGGGACCGAAGTCCACAATATGGTCTGCAGCCCGCATCGTCTCTTCATCATGCTCGACCACGATGACGGTATTGCCCTGATCGCGAAGATCACAGAGACTTTCCAGCAGCATGGTATTGTCGCGGGGATGCAGGCCGATAGAGGGTTCATCGAGAATGTAGACCACGCCGACCAGTCCACAGCCGATCTGACCGGCGAGTCGGATCCGCTGGCTTTCTCCGCCTGAAAGAGTCGGGGCTGTGCGATCGAGGGTCAGATAATTCAGTCCGCAGCGTAATAGAAAGCCGAGTCGCCCGCGGATTTCTTTGAGAACTTCTTCTGCGATCAGCAGGCCGGTCTGATCGAGGTCCAGCGATTCGAAGAAATGGGCGGCCTCTTCGATGCTGAAGGCACAGACTTCCGGCAGCGTTCTGGTGACCGGGTCCTTATCTTCCTGTTCGGCATAACTGAGCGAGGCAATCCGGACGTGTCGTGCCTGCGAGTTGAGCCGGGTCCCCTGACAACTGGAGCACTGCACGAAATCCATATATTTTTCGAGCTGTTTCCGACGCATCGGGTTACTGGTTTTGCGATAACTTTCCAGCAGCTCTTCGACATAACCGTCCCAGGTGCCGCCGTGCTTCCAGACCCCGCCGGAATGACGCCAGCTGAATGTGATGTTCCGCTCCCCCGTTCCAAACAGGAACTGCTGCTGAGCCGCCTCGGGAAGTTCATTCCAGGGGGTTTTGAGGAAGCTGTCTTCCGGCATTTTCAGGTCGCGTTCGATGGAGCGGGCAACGCCCTGGTAGATATGCCGTCGCCACTTGCCGACTTTGCTCAAGGGCCCCAGCAGTTCGAAGGCCCCCTTTTGAATTGACTTAGTTTCGCTGGAAAGAATCGCATCCAGCGGGAAGTCGTACCGCATTCCGAGCCCGTTACATTCGCCACACATCCCGAGCGGACTGTTGAAACTGAAGAGCTGCGGTGTGGGGGGTTCGTAGCTGATGCCACAATCGGCACAGGCGTAGCGCGAGCTGTAGAGTTTTTCGGGTGCGGGCTGGTCTGTCTCCTGCTGTCCCGGCTGCGATTTTGACGAGACTTCCTCAACGACGATCAGCGTCCCGTTCGACATTTTGAGTGCCAGCTCGACCGATTCGGCCAGTCGGGAGCGACTGACTTTGCCTGCGACCAGGCGATCGATGACCACTTCGATGGTGTGCCGCATCTGGCGATCGAGTTGCAGCTGATCGGAGAGCTGGACCATGCGTCCGTCGACACGAGCCCTTAGAAAGCCCTGTTTGAGCAGGTCTTCGAAGAGGTCTTTGTATTCCCCTTTCTGCTGCTGGATGAGCGGCGCCAGAATAGAATAGCGGGTCTTATCCGGCATCAGGCCGATGGAATCGATAATCCGCTCGCTGCTCTGCGACGTGATCGGCTTGCCGCACTTTTCACAGTAGCCCTGCCCGACCCGGGCGAAGAGGACACGGAGATAGTCATAGATTTCGGTAATGGTGCCGACGGTACTGCGCGGGTTGCGACCGCTCATCTTCTGTTGAATTGAAATGGAAGGGGCCAGTCCCGAAATGGAATCGACCTCGGGCTTGGGCATCTGTCCGAGGAACTGCCGGGCATAGCTGGAGAGCGATTCGACGTACCGCCGCTGCCCTTCCGCGTAGAGGGTATCGAAGGCGAGTGAGCTTTTACCCGAACCACTGACGCCCGTCATGACAATCAGGCGATTGCGGGGCAGCTGCACACTGACATTCCGCAGGTTGTGCTCACGGGCACCGGTAATGATGATATCTTTTTGTGACATGGACCGCGTTATACCAAACGGCTGACGCCGGGTTTGAAAACAGCTGACAATGAGGGGATCAAATCGAGCACGGGATTGCAGGGTGGAATCAGATCAGACCATCTCCGAATGATTCGTCTGATTCTTCCGCGGGCTGATCCGGTTCTGCGGAGGCGGACGACTCTGTCTGCTCAGAACTTTCCTGTGGTGAGGCTGCTTCCTGCGCCGTGATCGATTCGGGCTCGACGACGGGTTCGGCTTCCAGGGAACGGGCCAAGGCTGCAGCACGCTCTGAGGAAGACTGATCGCTCTCTGCCGTTTCAGCAAAATCGAAGTGATAGGGATCTTCGTGCAGTTTTCGCTGTTCCTCGATCAGCTGCATGAAGACGGTTTCCCCGTTGACCTGAGTCGATTTGGCAACCACGTCGCCGCTCAAACGGATCGTCTGACCGGTTTTCGGGCATTTCCAGAGTCGCCTGACATCGAGGTCCAGCTTTAATCCGGGGCCTTTCATACTGTCTGTCTCTTTGCTGATGGAGGTTCGAAAATCAACACTTTTCAGATGTGTCTGACTAGATTACACTCTGCAACACTATGAAACATACCTGATGCCATATCTCCGGTTCAATTGCTGGCGGCAAAATAATTGGATTGGAAGTTCTTTTGTTCATTAGATCAAGGTTTATCGATGTCTGATTCCGAGCAGTCTGAACCAGGTTCCCCTTCCCGTTTTCCCGCACGTGCGGACCTGATTCAGGTGGGACGGGGGCTGCTGATGGGGGGCGCCGATATTATCCCCGGCGTTTCCGGGGGAACGGTGGCGTTGATTCTGGGCATTTATCAGCGACTGATTACCGCGATCAGCCATTGTGACGCGCGGCTGTTTCAAATGCTGCTCCGGCGTGAATGGTCGGCTGCAGCCCGGCACCTGGATCTGCGGTTCATCATTCCCCTGGGGTTTGGCATTCTGACCGGGGTCGTCAGCCTGGCGAGCCTGATGCATTACCTGCTCGACTACCATCTGCAGCTGACGCTTTCCCTGTTTTTTGGTCTGATCCTGGCTTCGAGTTTCCTGGTCGCCCAGATGGTGCAGCGCTGGACCGTCTTGAACGTGCTGGCCTTCATTGTCTCCACGATTGGTGTATATATTCTTGTGGGAGAACATTCGATTAAGCCGCCTGAAGGGAATTGGTATGTTTTCTTCTGTGGCATGATCGCAATCTGTGCGATGATTCTCCCCGGCATCAGCGGCGCGCTGATCCTGATTCTGCTGGGCAAATATCACGATGTGACCGGACTGCTGAAGACGATTCCCAGGGAACTGCTCAAGGGAAACATTGACTGGAATGGCCTGCTGACGGTGCTGGTGTTCGTGCTGGGCTGCCTGCTGGGACTGATTCTGTTCAGCAAGGTGCTCCGCTGGCTGCTGCACAACTATCACACACTGACGATGGCCGTGCTGTGCGGGCTGATGGTTGGTTCGCTGAGACGGATCTGGCCGTTCAAGGTGGATGTCACGCCTTACACCAGCGATCAGACTCCGGAAATGGTTCCGTTCAAGCACCGGATTTACGAAAATATCTGGCCGGAATCATTTGGCGGGATGTTCTGGTCATCGATTGCACTCATCATCGTGGCGGCCCTGCTTGTCTGGGGGCTGGACCGCCTGTCGCAGAAATACGCGATGCACGATTCTTCAGAAATGTAAGCCGACGGGGATTTTACTTCCCATCATCCTGCGGGTAGAGCAGTACGCGGTCGTGACAGAGTAGAATCAGATCTTTGCGATTGTCGCCCGTCACATCGGCGATGACTGCTTCACGGGGATCGACGCCGGTTCGGTTGGAGCGGGAAAAGGTTTTCTCTTCGAAGATCTTGAAATTCAGTGCGTGGCGTAAGCCTGGTTTGTCTTTGAAATTCAGAATTTCAACCTGGTGCGTCCGCAGATCGAGAATGACCACGTCGGGAGCACCGTCGCCGTTCAGGTCTCCTGCAACGGAATCGGTAAAGTAGGCCTGGGGCAGTTTCGATTCATACGAGGCGACCTCTTTGAGAGTGGGCGGAGTCTGACCGGAGTACAGAATTCCGAACTGACCGCGACCGAAGAGGACGAGGTCAGGCCGCTGGTCTCCATTCAGGTCAGCCACGTGCGCTGAGAGCAGCGGAAACTCACCGATTTCGACTTCCTTCCAGGGACGATAGACGTTGGCTTCTTTACGGAGGATCCGCAGTTTCTGGACACCCAGATCGATGAGCACGATTTCGTCACCGGGCTCTCCGTCGAGATCCATATTCACGGCGCCTTCCACGCGGGCCTTGCTTTCGGGGGCATTGAACTGATCGACGACCTGCCATTGATTGTCGGAATTCAGAATCAGTCTGCGGGCGAAGTTGTTCTGGGCAGTGAGGATCCAGTCCCGTTTGGGACCGCCGATAAAAATGGACTCAGGCTTGATTTCATCGAGGTTGATTCCGCCAGACGGTGTGATCAACTGGGGAGTCTGTTTCGGCGTTAACGTAATCATTTTGGGTGAGCGGGAGAGCCCGTAGAAGGCCATCAGCTCGTAGATGCCGTCGCCGTTGGCATCCAGTTTGACCAGCGACTTGGGTGAATCCAGATTCGGCGGGTCGCTGGGGAACTGATATTCGCTCCAGCTGCCATCTTTGTTCAGTCGCAGGGCCTGCAGTTGGTAGCTGTAGCCGCGTTTATCGCCGACCTTCGCGACATAGATCAGTTCGGGTGACTGATTCCCGTCGAGATCCGCCAGTTCGAATGCCAGCGGTTCGCCTTTAATGGGGAGCACTTTGGGGAATGAGAGCCGCTGTGTGTCCAGCGCACTCACGCCGATGATCTTTTCACGTTCGCTGAGCACAAAGACTTCGCCTTTGCCGTCGCCGTTAACGTCTTCAACGCGGAGCTGTTCAACTCCGAGCAGGCCGGGATAGGTCTGCCCCAGATCCAGGCCACGGTCTTTGGTCTGCAGGTAAACGAGCATCTGTGCTGTTTCGGGATCGGAAACGACGACATCTGTCAATCCGTCGCCATTGATATCACCGAGGTCAAACCCCCGGTTGCGTCCGGAACCTTCTTCGCCAAACCCGTAGAGGGTGAGCCGTTTGGAGATTTCACCATTTTTTGCCTGGGCCTTCTCTAGCTGCTGTACTTTGAGGCGACCGGTCTGGGAATCGATGGTGAGGATTTCCGAACCCGGCTTGCCGTCAATTTCTGAAAGTGTGACCGAGCGGGGGCTGGAGAGTTCGAAGCGGATTTCCGGTCCCAGGTGGCCATCCTGTTTCTGTAGACGGGCACAGAGGACCTGATCTTTGCCATCGCGCGTGGCGTAGGTGAAGTCATTGCGGCCATCGCCGTTGAGGTCAGCGATGGAAGCCAGGCCGAGCTTGGGTGACGTATTCAGGATGGAACGGGGGGTTGCGAAGTCGCCCTTTTCGTCCTGCAAAATGACGTAGGTGTGATTGGTGCCGAGCACGATGAGGTCGGTCCGCTGATCGAAGTTCAGATCTCCGGCAGCAATCGTCCATTGCGTAGGCTGCAGGTCCGCCAGGCGAATTCGTTTCCGATCAGACCAGCCGCCATTCTCTGTCTGGTAGCGGATAATCAGTCGGTCAGGGAGTGCGAGGTATGCCAGATCGTTGCGGCCGTCGCCGTTAAAATCGCCAACCGTGAGTGCGGAGATGGAGACATCTACTGGTACTTTGACATGTTTGAAGCGGGCATCATCGGGAATGAAGTTCACGCCATCGCTGATCTCGTCAGTCGTCGATTCATCCTTACCGGTACGCTGCTGCAGGATATCGATGCGGCTGTTGCTGTTATCGATCAGAACCAGATCATTCAGCTTGTCTCCGTTCATGTCGGCGGCAAGCATATTGGAAGAACGATCAGAGAGCTTGAAAAGTTCCAGCGGCTTGAAACCGTAGTAGTCGGCGAGCCGGGGCTTCTCGTCTGCAGAGACGTATGCGGTCATGCCTCCCAGCAGAACCAGCGAGAATACCACCAGGAATGATTTTCCACCTGCGATCTTGAAGCCCTTAAACATCCTGTCTCCCTGCCTGCTGAATTCTGATTCTATATGTAAGTCGATCTCGATTCGATCAACGGCTAAGTCTCTGTTGCTTAATTTACGCGAAGATCGAACGGCATGATAGTCAATGTCTTCTCGCGTGACAGCAGATTGATCAAATCAAACTTTTTCAACTGCTGTGCCAGCTCCGGAGAGAGCAGATTCAGCATGCTTGAGAGCTGACTTGATTGACGGCTCTGGGTATCGGCGGTTCCGAACAGCTGTTCGAAGGGGCTGGTCGGGCGTGGGAGAATCAGTTTCTCGAATTTGTCGCCTTCGGGAATCTTACCGAGCTTGCGGGCGTATTCGATCGCTTCTTCCAGGGTTCCCAGTTCATCGACCAGACCGATTTTCAGAGCCATCTCGCCGGTATAGACGCGACCGCGGGCAAGCTTCTCAAGCTGGTCATATTTCATTTTGCGGCCCTCAGCGGCTTTCTCGGTGAACTGCTTGTAAACCGCATGGAGCAGTTTGGTGACCGCGGCCTTTTCCGATTCTGTGAAGCCGGTCATCGGGCTGAAGGTACCGCTGTTCTTACCACGGGAGATCACACTGGTGGTGATGCCGATCTTGTTATACAGGCCTTCGACGGCCAGTTTGCCTCCAACGACGCCGATAGAACCTGTAAGTGTTCCCGGTTCCGCGAAGATCCGTTCCGCTCCCATGGAGATGTAATATCCGCCACTGGCGGCGACATCGCCCATGCTGACGACCAGTGGTTTTCCGGATTCTTCCAGGGCCCGCCACATCAGGTCGCTGGCCAGGGCACTGCCGCCCGGACTGTCGACGCGAACGACGATCGCTTTGACCTGGTCATCATCGGCTGCTTTCTCGACGGCTTTGATGAATGTGTCTGAGCCGAGCACGTTGACTCCGAAGAGTCCCCCCTGTGAGCTGGAACCGGACATGATGGCACCGGTTGCATAGATCACGGCGACGCGCGGTCCGGAACCGATCCGCTGTGAGGAGTCGATGCCGGCCAGCAGGTCCATGAGCTTGATCAGCCCTGCAATCCCGGAGAAGTCGGTATCGAGGCGTTTCTTCGCATACTTTTTGATGATTTTGACGTCTTTATTTTCGTCTCCCCCGGTAATCAGCTTTGGCAGCTGATCTTCATAGGCCAGGTGGTCGATTAAACCACGCTCCTTTGCGTCCGCTGCCATATAGGGGCCGGCATCGATGGCGGCTTCGACTTTAGTATCGGCCAGACCGCGGTCCTTGGAAATCGTATCGACAATCTGCCCATAGTAGTTGTCCAGGATCGCTTCCATTTCTTCGCGGAAGGCGGGGCTCATATCGGTGCGGGTATAGGGTTCGGCGGCCGACTTGTATTCACCGACTCGTAATATATCTGGTTTGACATTCAGCCAGTCGAACAGGTTTTTATAAAAGCTGACTTCCGCCCGCAGGCCGAGCAGAATCAGCGAAGCCGATTCGGGCATGACGATTTCATCGCAGGCGGTGGCGAGCAGGTAATCCTTGGTCATTCCTGATTCAATCCAGGCGTAGACCTTCTTGTCATTCTTGCGGACTTTCTGGATGGCCTGGCGGATTTCATTCAGTTTGGCCCAGCCGACAGAAGTCCCTTTGATGTGCAGAATCACCCCGGACAGAGATTTGTCTTCGGAGGCTTTTTCCAGCCGCTGCGTCAGCTTGGAGAGTGACTCGGTGACATCACCAAACAGCCCGGGCATCTGGGGGCCTTCGGGATAGTCTCCCTTGATAATGATGTGCGCCCAGTTTTCGCGGATGGGCTTGGATTCCTCTTCCGCGGCGGTGGCCACATTCTGGAACAGACAGAAGCAACATCCCCAGATCAGCAGGAGGGCAAACCAGCGTTTGTTTGGAAAAGTGGATGACATCAGAAATCTCCAATAGAGGGACGCATGTATTGTCTGTTGAACAGGCATGAGCAGCCGGGAGGCCGGATACGCCTCACAAACATTAAAATCGTATTCATGACTATAAGCAGTCTAAGTCGAACAACGTACCACGGTCAAGAAAGAGTTGACTGATGCTCCCGTTATATGAGCTGAATCCGGTCTGGTTGTGAATTTTCGGGCAGGAAAAACTAAAAAGTGTTGTCAGCGGATGGCGCTTTTGTCACACTAAGATCTGTGAATGGCATGGTTCTCTGCCAGACCCGCTCCGATTCCTTAACAACTCTGGTTTACCCGCAATGATGTCTGTCCGAACATTTCTGCTCTCTGTCATCTGTGTTCTTGCTTTTTCCAGTGCGCTGCCTGCACAGGGACTTATCTGGGAACTGCCTCCCGATGGCTCCTGGGTTCGCTTTGAAGGCACTTATGAAAAAGAGATGCCGGGTCCTGAATCGAACGACCTGAATGTCAAGCTGCAGTGGACGCGGCACCTGGTAATCAGTTCCGTGGGTTCGGAGATGGCCGAATTCGATGGCGAACAGACAGCCTGCCGCTGGCTGGAATTCAAAACCACCACCGGCAAAGCAACCGAGTCCGGCATCGCTCCCGGAGTATCCGGTCCGCGGATCTACAAAGTGCTGGTTCCGGAAAAAGCGATCAACGGCGAGCTTGTCGATCAGAGCAAAATTCCGGTCACGTTCCTGCCGATCGTCAAGGGATACCGCAAAGTCGGCGACCGGGCTGTTGAACCATTGAAAACCAACGTGCTGCGGTTCTACCCCATGATCACCATGCTGGAACATTACACCCAGTGGGATTCGGTCAGCGAACCGGCGATGGTTGACATTCCCACCGGCGCTGTCACCGCCCAGGCTTACAAAGGGACCTTCAGCAGCGAAAGCACGACGACGCGTTCCAAAAACGAAGGCACGATCTGGCGGACGAAACAGATTCCCTTCGGCGTGGCCAAGTGGACTGTGGATGTCACCCGCGACACCAAGGGGGGCACGCAGCCCCGCTCTGAATTCAAGATGACGTCCCGCATCCATGTCGAGATGTCGGCCCACGAAGTCGGACAGAACGCCGAAACCGAGCTGCCCGCCTCGCGCTAAGGGTGATCCAGACCTGTTTATCGGAAAAACGACACTACCGGTATCTTTGTTCCCGCCTGCAGGCAGTCAGTTCCATCCAAGGCTCGAAATCGCTTTTCCTGCGGCTCTGCGGCCTGAGATTCCCGTTCGTTTTGCAAACAGGGGCACCCGAGACTTGACGCTTTCCCCGTGGGTGAAAAGAATCAGGTGTTTACGAACTTTTTCATTTCCCCGGTGTCGTGTGTGGGGAAAATTGAGATCTGACAGTGTATTCAGATCCACCAACTTTGATGTATTCAGATAAGAAGATCGCTATTATGCCGATGGAGCTCTCCTCAACCGTTCAGAAACTGAAACCATCCGCCACGATTGCCGCTGCTGCGAAGGCCAAGGAACTGAAAAGCACCGGGGTCAAGGTTTATGAATTCACCCTGGGAGAGCCGGACTTCAACACCCCGGCCCACATTTGTGATGCTGCCAAAGCAGCCATGGACGCAGGCCAGACTCACTACACCCCGGCCGCGGGAACTCCGGAAGTCAAACAGGCGATCTGTGATGCCTACCAGCGGGATTACGGTTTGAGCTTTCAGCCGAGCCAGGTTGTGGTCTCCAACGGTGCCAAGCACTCAATTCACAACGTACTGACCGCCTTGTGTGGTCCCGGCGATGAAGTGATCATCCCCACGCCTTACTGGGTCAGTTACAGCGCCCTGGTGGAACTGACGGGTGCGACTCCCGTGATGGTGGAAACCAGCGAAGAAAGTGGCTTCTGCATGAATGCAGAACAGTTCGCTGCGGCGATCACTCCCAAAACCAAGCTGATGATGCTCAATAACCCCTGCAACCCGACCGGTGCTGCTTACCCGGTCGAGACACTGGAAGCACTGGCCAAAGTGGCTGTCGAAAAAGATGTCGCGGTGATGTCTGACGAGATCTACGAAAAACTGATCTACGAAGGATCGGAATTCCGCAGCTTTGCGTCCTTCGGTCCCGAAGTCGCAGCACGGACGATTATCGTCAGTGGTGTGAGTAAAGCCTACGCGATGACCGGCTGGCGTATTGGCTGGGCGATCGCTCCGGTGGAAGTCTCCGCTGCGATGACCAAGTTGCAGAGCCAGGAAACATCCAACCCGTGCAGTATCAGCCAGGCGGCCACAATTGCTGCTCTGACCGGAACCCAGGACAGCGTGGAAGAGATGCTGGCCGCGTTCAAAGAACGTCGCGCTTACGTACTGGAACGGCTGCACAAGTTCCCGGACATCAGCTTTGCTGAACCTGGTGGTGCATTCTATGCGTTCTTCAACGTAAGTGCCCACTTCAATAAGCCGCTGGGGGGTGGCAAGGTTGTGAAAGACTCGACTGAGTTCTGCACGGCCCTACTGGAAGAAGCCCACGTGGCACTGGTCACCGGCGATGCCTTCGGTGCTCCCGGTTACGTGCGTCTCTCTTTCGCGACCGACATGCAGACCATTGAAGAAGGCTTGAACCGGATCGAGCAGTTCCTCTCTCCGGCTTAAGCGTTTTCAATTGACACATAAAAAAACACCATCCCGAATTGCTTCAGGATGGTGTTTTTGTTTTTAACAAGTGCTGTTGTCAGCACATGCTGGTGATCTTAGTACTCTCCCCAACCGAAGGGCAGTTCGCCGACAATCGAACCAGGCAGGAAGACACCATTAGCATCTGCTGTCGTGTTGTAGGGATCGCCGTCCAGGATGAAGATCGCGAGGTCTGCTGGGGCTCCTGAGACCCGGAAGGTACTTGCTCCGGTACCGGAATAGAGGAAGGTCCCTGCCCCAGGATCGATCAGGTTCGGAATACGGGCAGCCTGACGTTGAGCATTACGACGACGTGAGGTCGAGGTGAACGGCCCTTCGAATGGTGGGCTGGTTGTATTCAGACGAGACTTGAAGGTATCGGCATTGTCATAGAAGGCACCAGTGTTATTAACATCAGCAGCAATGACCGTGTTGGAAGACCATTCCAGGTCCAAACGAGCCAGTGGGTCGCTCTGGAAGGTGGTGATGGCCGTCGGGTCGGTCGTCGCCCCCCAGGTACCTGCGGTCGCAGCTGGATCGGCAGTTGAAGTGAACGACTGGAAGAAGACGTCGGAACCAAAGTTACCAGTGAGAGTCGAGTTGGTGACAGACATGATCACACCAGAGTTAGTGAAGTTACCCAGACCGTCGCTGGCAAAGCCACCAGGGTTGGTCGTGCTGGTACTGGCGTTGGTTGTACCGACACGGACCACCAGACCAGTTGAGCTAAAGCCACTATTGAAGCCGTTAGCCAGGATCTGGTTATTATCCATATCGAATCTCAAGAAGACATCGTGGAAGATATTTCCATCAGCCAGGAGAGCAGTTGTCGAAGCGACATTCTGTGTCTGGTTGTTGGAGGCAGTGTAGACCACATAGACCCCTTCTTCGAGGTTGGCATTCACAACGTTATTGTTGAAGGTAATGTTATACGCAGAGGCTCCAAGCGAACCCGGACGAGCCAGGACATCGAAACCACGTCCGTTGTTGAAGTCGATCGTGTTCCCGGTCACGGTCAGGTTGTAGGTTCCTGAGGCACCGGAGTTGGTAAATTCAATACCATCTCCACCGTTGAGGGTAATATCGTTGTTGACGATGCTGGTCGTGTTGACCGGTCGCACATCCATATCGATACCACTTCCGACGTTCTGTCGAATGGAGTTATATCCGATCGTCAGACCAGCCCCACCCGCGGTGCCTGTCAGTGACAACCCGTCATCCCCGTTGCTCGCGATCAGGTTAGCCTGGGCAGAATCAGCGGCACTACCGATCACAAGACCATCAGAGTTGGCATCGAGGTTAATACCACTCAGTGTATTGCCCGTGATTTCATTCTGGGTCCAGTTACCAGAGACAGCCCGCTGGTCGGTCGGATCGTTAACCTGTTCGGTCGTCCGGATACCATTGGCACCGTTCCCGGTAATTGTGTTCTGGGAAATGTTTGCCTCTAACAGGGCATCTGCCTGCACGCTGATATCGATACCGTTCAGTGTGTTGCCGGTAATCGTATTATTATTGATGGTATAGTCATCAGTAATATTCGCATTGGCGGCGGTCAGGCTGATCCCGTCCAGAGTATTTCCGGTCATGGTATTGCTCAGAATCTGGAAGTTATCAACGACACCGTTGGCGGTTCGAATTACTTCGAGACCACTGCCACCGTTACCGGTGAAGGTGTTGCCGAAGCCTGTTGCCCCACCGACGACAACGTTAGTGAGCGATGCGAAGTCGGCACCATTGTTACCCGTGACACTGTAAAACAGACCGGAGGCAGCATTGTTCTGGAATGTAGAACGCTGGATAGTACCGGTATAGGTGGCCGTATCCCGCAAGACGAAGCCAACCCCCTGACCATTGAAGTCAGTACTCAGAGCCGTATCGGTTGTTGTGTTAAAGTCGTGCTGATCAATGTCGACCTGGTTTGTCGTGTTGCCTTCCATGACGAAGCCGATATGGGCATCACCGTTATCCTGGAAGGTATTGATTTCCGAGTTGTCGACTGAAGCCAGGTTACCAAAGGTCAGCGTTACACCACCGGGTGCAGGAACCGTGGTTGTGCCTGCGACAGTACCGCCGACACCGAATCCAGCCCCGGCACGACCGATGAAGGTGTTACGGGTGATGGTAGCTGTGGTACGGACATCGCTGGTATCAAACAGGATCCCTGAGGTCCCAGAAGTCGTACGGTTGAAATTGTTGGAGTCGATGCTGCCCAGGGTATTGGTGGCAGTGGTCGCTGCCCCCAGGTCACTACCCCCGAAGAACAGCCCCGCTTCAGTATTGTCACTGAAGTCGTTCTCGGAAATCAGGGCCGTGGTGAAGGCACCACCGTCATTATTCGTAATACTCATCCCGTTCGCGGTGTTACCGGTGAAGGTGTTATTACCGATCGACGGTGATCCGTAGCCGGTCAGGTCAATCGAACCACTGTTGAGTGTGATTGCCAGACCGTCTGCGGTGTTGCCGGTCGCGGTATTGTTGATAATACTACCGGTAATGGCACCACCGTTGGCGGTATTCAGACTGAAACCATGCTGACCGTTGCTGTTAAAGAGGTTCGGTGACACATTGATGTTACCGATATTCAGGTTAATGGTGGAACCCGGACCGTCAGCTGTCGCCACAAAACCGTCGGTGGTGTTGTTGCTGGCGTTGATGTTGGTCATCCCCAGGTTCAGTACCCCGTCCCCGTTCACATCTTCACCCGGATCGAGTGTTCCGTTCTGGTTCAAATCTTCTGACAGAGCGGAAATTACACCGCCGGCAGTAGCATCGAACGCGATACCGATCCCCGTGTTATTGGTTGCCGTGATGGTATCGAAGCTGCGGAAGGTGATTGTACCGCCGTTCGAGTTGACATGCAGACCAGTATTGGGATTGATGTTATTGTTGAAGGTGTTGTTCGAGAAATCGGTATCGATAGTACCACCGTTCTCAGTGATGATCATCCCGGTACCATTGCTGTTGG harbors:
- a CDS encoding VCBS repeat-containing protein, with translation MFKGFKIAGGKSFLVVFSLVLLGGMTAYVSADEKPRLADYYGFKPLELFKLSDRSSNMLAADMNGDKLNDLVLIDNSNSRIDILQQRTGKDESTTDEISDGVNFIPDDARFKHVKVPVDVSISALTVGDFNGDGRNDLAYLALPDRLIIRYQTENGGWSDRKRIRLADLQPTQWTIAAGDLNFDQRTDLIVLGTNHTYVILQDEKGDFATPRSILNTSPKLGLASIADLNGDGRNDFTYATRDGKDQVLCARLQKQDGHLGPEIRFELSSPRSVTLSEIDGKPGSEILTIDSQTGRLKVQQLEKAQAKNGEISKRLTLYGFGEEGSGRNRGFDLGDINGDGLTDVVVSDPETAQMLVYLQTKDRGLDLGQTYPGLLGVEQLRVEDVNGDGKGEVFVLSEREKIIGVSALDTQRLSFPKVLPIKGEPLAFELADLDGNQSPELIYVAKVGDKRGYSYQLQALRLNKDGSWSEYQFPSDPPNLDSPKSLVKLDANGDGIYELMAFYGLSRSPKMITLTPKQTPQLITPSGGINLDEIKPESIFIGGPKRDWILTAQNNFARRLILNSDNQWQVVDQFNAPESKARVEGAVNMDLDGEPGDEIVLIDLGVQKLRILRKEANVYRPWKEVEIGEFPLLSAHVADLNGDQRPDLVLFGRGQFGILYSGQTPPTLKEVASYESKLPQAYFTDSVAGDLNGDGAPDVVILDLRTHQVEILNFKDKPGLRHALNFKIFEEKTFSRSNRTGVDPREAVIADVTGDNRKDLILLCHDRVLLYPQDDGK
- a CDS encoding pyridoxal phosphate-dependent aminotransferase; translated protein: MPMELSSTVQKLKPSATIAAAAKAKELKSTGVKVYEFTLGEPDFNTPAHICDAAKAAMDAGQTHYTPAAGTPEVKQAICDAYQRDYGLSFQPSQVVVSNGAKHSIHNVLTALCGPGDEVIIPTPYWVSYSALVELTGATPVMVETSEESGFCMNAEQFAAAITPKTKLMMLNNPCNPTGAAYPVETLEALAKVAVEKDVAVMSDEIYEKLIYEGSEFRSFASFGPEVAARTIIVSGVSKAYAMTGWRIGWAIAPVEVSAAMTKLQSQETSNPCSISQAATIAALTGTQDSVEEMLAAFKERRAYVLERLHKFPDISFAEPGGAFYAFFNVSAHFNKPLGGGKVVKDSTEFCTALLEEAHVALVTGDAFGAPGYVRLSFATDMQTIEEGLNRIEQFLSPA
- a CDS encoding DUF368 domain-containing protein — protein: MSDSEQSEPGSPSRFPARADLIQVGRGLLMGGADIIPGVSGGTVALILGIYQRLITAISHCDARLFQMLLRREWSAAARHLDLRFIIPLGFGILTGVVSLASLMHYLLDYHLQLTLSLFFGLILASSFLVAQMVQRWTVLNVLAFIVSTIGVYILVGEHSIKPPEGNWYVFFCGMIAICAMILPGISGALILILLGKYHDVTGLLKTIPRELLKGNIDWNGLLTVLVFVLGCLLGLILFSKVLRWLLHNYHTLTMAVLCGLMVGSLRRIWPFKVDVTPYTSDQTPEMVPFKHRIYENIWPESFGGMFWSSIALIIVAALLVWGLDRLSQKYAMHDSSEM
- the sppA gene encoding signal peptide peptidase SppA, giving the protein MSSTFPNKRWFALLLIWGCCFCLFQNVATAAEEESKPIRENWAHIIIKGDYPEGPQMPGLFGDVTESLSKLTQRLEKASEDKSLSGVILHIKGTSVGWAKLNEIRQAIQKVRKNDKKVYAWIESGMTKDYLLATACDEIVMPESASLILLGLRAEVSFYKNLFDWLNVKPDILRVGEYKSAAEPYTRTDMSPAFREEMEAILDNYYGQIVDTISKDRGLADTKVEAAIDAGPYMAADAKERGLIDHLAYEDQLPKLITGGDENKDVKIIKKYAKKRLDTDFSGIAGLIKLMDLLAGIDSSQRIGSGPRVAVIYATGAIMSGSSSQGGLFGVNVLGSDTFIKAVEKAADDDQVKAIVVRVDSPGGSALASDLMWRALEESGKPLVVSMGDVAASGGYYISMGAERIFAEPGTLTGSIGVVGGKLAVEGLYNKIGITTSVISRGKNSGTFSPMTGFTESEKAAVTKLLHAVYKQFTEKAAEGRKMKYDQLEKLARGRVYTGEMALKIGLVDELGTLEEAIEYARKLGKIPEGDKFEKLILPRPTSPFEQLFGTADTQSRQSSQLSSMLNLLSPELAQQLKKFDLINLLSREKTLTIMPFDLRVN